A genomic segment from Tachysurus fulvidraco isolate hzauxx_2018 chromosome 21, HZAU_PFXX_2.0, whole genome shotgun sequence encodes:
- the LOC125139814 gene encoding leucine-rich repeats and immunoglobulin-like domains protein 1 — MKNLRSLEIFSDSFLCDCQLHWFPEWVVARELQSGIHAMCAHPESLKGTSIFQAPAQSFVCDDLPKPQITVHPSATAGVLGKDVRLTCMAVSSSSSPMTFTWRKDQEPLPHAHVENSAHSTSKDGPGIMEYTTVLHLRNVKFEDEGRYQCVISNHFGSTYSNKARLSISGRFYFKALNTELPQLLKVLIFSTTQI; from the exons ATGAAGAACCTCCGCAGCCT CGAGATCTTCAGCGATAGCTTCCTGTGCGATTGCCAGCTGCACTGGTTTCCTGAGTGGGTTGTGGCACGAGAGCTACAGTCTGGCATCCATGCCATGTGCGCACACCCTGAGAGCCTGAAGGGCACCAGCATCTTCCAGGCTCCTGCACAGAGCTTTGTTTGTG ACGATCTGCCCAAACCCCAGATCACGGTTCACCCCTCAGCCACTGCTGGCGTGTTAGGCAAAGACGTGCGTTTGACGTGCATGGCGGTAAGCAGCAGCAGCTCGCCCATGACCTTCACATGGCGGAAAGACCAGGAGCCACTTCCTCATGCCCACGTGGAGAACTCTGCCCACTCCACCTCCAAAGACGGCCCAGGAATCATGGAGTACACGACCGTCCTCCATCTACGCAACGTCAAGTTCGAGGACGAGGGCCGTTACCAGTGCGTCATCTCCAATCACTTCGGCTCCACCTACTCCAACAAAGCACGTCTCAGCATCAGCGGTaggttttattttaaagctttaaatacTGAGCTACCACAACTCTTAAAAGTCCTTATCTTCAGTACAACCCAGATATGA